The Lepisosteus oculatus isolate fLepOcu1 chromosome 28, fLepOcu1.hap2, whole genome shotgun sequence genome includes the window cgttgtttctcttttcaatttttttaacataGAATTAATCTTTACTTTCCTGCAATTTATTAAGCATGCGGGGGTATTTTTGCTctcaacaaaaacataaaagcaaGATCAAGTTAACCCTCTCAGAAGACGCTTGGTGAAATAGTGTCATCAACAAGCTTTTTATTACGCTTACAGGGTGACTCTACTGGAGTGTAGTTTTTTGCTTTGCTCACTGTGAACTCAAATCAAAGACTTCTCTATCGGCTCTGAGACATGTACGTTCACCCCTGCGGACTTGAGATAACATCCTGGCCGAAGCGCCCGTGATGAGCGAGATATCTTCGAGTTtcaagttatttttatatccgcGTTCGCTCAGGCCATTTTCACACACGACCGCATGCTCGAGTCGGACACAAAGCGAAGAATGAAAATGTCCCAGTAACAGGAACCTAACCTTACAGGGAGGCCGAGGTCTGTGGACTGAGGGCCGGCGTCGAGTCTGTTTATAGACCGAATACTTCTGCTTACTTAGAGAAGAACACAATAAATCCTTGTAAAATGCAAATCTAAGCTTGACGAACCCGACAAcggtttttatttacttttgctTTCAGGCCAATATGCATTCAGAGCCGTGAGTATTTACGTTTAAGGTCGATTTTTATTGGTTGATGCGAAGGAAATTTCCTTGATGCTGTGGGCCAAACcgcctttgtctttgtttttactttaacaaaacaaaagctgtgAGCTAACCTTGTGCAGGAGCGACCCCTCCCCCAGAGGCATGGTCTGTGTGGTCGGAGCCCAGCTGCCCGCTGAGCCGGGGGCTCGGCTCAGGTTGGGTGCGCGCGGGTCTTTTCCCCTGATTGTACGAAAATATCCCGAAGCGTGACTCAGCATCCCGGGCCTTTAATAATCCAGTTAATCAATAAAACATTCCAGAGCTGAAACAGAGCCGGCATAAATAACGCGAGACAACAAGTGGCGTCTAAAACACAAATACCGATAAAAACGCGACCTGAGAGAACAGCATTTtatgggggaaaaaatgcaaatcAATTTAAACCCAACCGAGCCACCGTTACAatagagttaaaaaaataaccagCCTCTGGGACCCTATAAAAAGACGTCAGAGGCGTGATTAAACACgtggtttaaaataataacaataaatacgACGCAACTGGTGATCACGGAGCCCCAACAGTGTCGATTtcaccacttttcttcaagacACAAAACCCAGAACTAAACGAGCTCAAATGAGAAGACTCTCTCGACTAGACTCGCAACAACTTTTCCTGGAAACATAGGTACTTTATTCaaaatttttttctttttaaaaaaagaccaaGTAAAAACCGAAACTCGTGGGTGATTGTGAACTTTGCCCCCAGCAGCAGGGTCAGTCGCCGCTCTCGAGCCTGTAGCCCCTGAACCTGTGGCTCGGGGGGACGGGGACCGTGTTGCCCCCCAGCTGCCAGTAGCGACACGGTGGGTGCGCCTCTTTGTGGGGGGAACCGTTTCTGGAACAAAGGGAATAAGCCGGACACAGGTCTCCGTCCTCCCCGACGACCAGCGAGGGCGGGCAGGGGAAGCTCCCCAGCAGCGAGAACGGCCTGTCCGGGGCGGCGGGGCCCGAGCCGGCGGCGGCCCTGCGCCGGCAGGacgaggcggcggcggctctGGCCGCGTTTCCCTTCCGGTCGCCGTGCGCGCTCCTGTCTCTTTTTGAAGTCTCCTGCTGCCTGTCCGCCTCGCTGCGCTTGGGAGGCCGGCTCCCTTTCAAATTCCTTTCCAAGCCATtgactttaaaagcttttcTTGACAAGGGAGGGCGGCCTCTGGGTTGCAGAGAGGGGCAGCCCTCCAGCAGGCCGCCGCCTCTGCCCCCACCGCGCCTCGACTGTCTTCTGCCCCCTTTCGACTTGGGGACCCTGGAAACACTGCTGGCGTAACCCCCATTTTTACCATCGAAGTTAAACCCTTTGGCGTAGCACCACAGTTTGGAAGTCCTAATCAGGGGCTCAAACGTATCCCTGCCGGGCTCCCGGCTCCCCTGGGGATCGCTGGCGACACTAATGCGCTCAGTGTCCACGCTGCTCCGGCCCGGGGGCTCAGCGAGGGCTGGGCCGCCGCGCAGGGGGGATCCCCGGAGGCCAGCGTCTCCAGCGCGGCTCTGTGCTTGCGCGCTCGGGCCTGACGGGGGCCCATTGTCTGGGCCCCCTTTGTGCAAAGAGTTTCCATTTTTGAGAAGTGGAAGAGCTGTCCGAGAGCCTCCCTCGGGACGCAGAAAAGGGCTCTTTTGTTGTGGAGATTGCCTGAGCCCGTCAGCGCAGACTGAGAGGGGCCCCCGTCTGGCGCAGTAGCCAGCGAGCTCTGCAAGCGAGCCCGACCCTGCGGCGACCGGCTCTGCCTTCACTGTCGCCGCCGCACGGCGGAAACCGGGGCTCTGGGGTGAGGTAGCGGGGTTGTAACCTGGCCAGCCCTGGTCTTTGTCCTGTGGGAAGAGGAGAGCTGGGTCGGGGAGAAACGGCTCTGTTTTGATCTTCACGTCCAGCAGCGGTGCAGGTGCGGGGGGGGTCGTTGCACAGACACCGGAAGCGGCGGACGAGGCCGGGATGAGCTCCGGACCGGCGTCCCTACTGCCCGGGAGGTGTAAGCGGGAGGCAGGAGCGGGCAGGGCGGCCTGGCGGTACCGTGTGCTCTGCACCGAGTCCCCGCTGCAGGCAGAGCTGGAGTCGGTGTCGGAGGAGCTGCCTTCTTCGCTGCTCGAGGAGAGCACCGATCGCCCGTCGACATGATCGTCCTCGTCCGAAGATTCAGTGGAGGCAGATTGGTAGCTGGACCCGAAGTCAGAATCCTTCTCGAAGTCCAAACTGGACTCGGAGTCGCTGGAATAGCCCGCCGAGGTGCCTTGAGTGCAGCGACCCCGCTTCGCAGGGCCAGTGCTCGCTCTGGCGTGTCCCTGGGCGAAGTTCAAGTTTTTATCGTGTAACAGCAGTGGAGCAGAATTGTGCTTTTTTGCGTACCCGTCTGAGTTGCTATAACACGGCCTTTTGCTCTTCAGATACAAGGGGAGACCAGTTACGCGACATTCATTCCCAGCAATGGCGGAGTGCAGACTGCTACTGTGGAACGTATTCACGATGCCCGAGGGAAGGAGCCCATTTACCCCGGTCAAACTGAAGAAGCTGGGCCCTTTCACaactttttcatagtttctggGGTGAGTGCCGCCGGTCCCGGGAAGCAGGCTGTCCCTGGCCGCCTTGCTGTGGGAGAAACTGTGAGCGGGTTGGGAGCGGTGTCCGCGCCGCTGCAGCTGCGCTCGCTCCGCCGTGCTCCCGCGCGCAGCTGCAGCCGGATCCGCGGTGAGTGCGCGAGAAGCGAGGACGCCGCTCGGGCAGATGTTCGCGCGCAGCGTGGCCGGCGGGACTCGCGTCCCCGGCTCTGCTTTCCTgcctttcctcctcttcctccgctGGCTGGGGCTCAGGGCTTGGCAGGCGAGGCACAGAGCCTCCAGGTCTTCTTTGGCAATCAGCGAACACTTCACGGCTCGCACGGGCACCGACTGCATGGCTTTCAGCGTGCGGAGCTCCTGGATGTCACACCGCCGGCTTCTGATGTTTAAAACTTCCATCCTCTTCATAACGGTGGTGCGAGGGATGTCTCTGAACAGGTCACTGAACACCTGAGCCAGAGCGAACATCTTCCGCCCGTTCACCCGCAGGTACCCCATGCTGATGCCGTCGATTTCCTGACGGCCAGTTTGGAACCCTCCTTCTCCCAGTTCGCAGCTGTAATCCATTCTTGTTGCAGCAGCACCGGCTCAACCATTGGCGGTGTCCAAAACGTCCTTCCACTCTCCAAAAGACAGATCCATCGCTACTCTCAAATTCCGCGGAGGTCGAGAAATAATACCGCCGATTAGGAAACGCAATTAAAATGAGAAAGAATAAAACAATGGAGTTATATGTCCAGTAAGATCCACCAGAGCAGAAAAAAACGCAGAAGGAAACGCACCCCGAAAATGGACTTCTGTAGCTTCGGCGCGACGCTCCATGTCAGAAAGAAAACACGGGATCTCAATCCAAAATAGCAGGAATAAATGATTaatgattaaataattttaaaaggcgAAGATCAACATGAATGTAATTGCGTGTAAACTATGCTACCAAAAGGGAACCCAATTGCTAGCTCGACCTGCATTCTTTCAGCCGCGGTCCGCGGTGTAAACGGATGCAGTGAAACAAAAGGGGAAAGAGGAGTTTGCAGGAAACGCCAGGAAAGCAGCTTCGCTCCGCATAGTTCACATAGCAGCGAGCCCACCTCAACCTTCGGCCCTTGTCTTTCTTCCAAGGGAGTCCtcgtacagtacattataggaGACTCCCCGGCACATCATTTCTCCGTGCGGCCTTCTGATTGGATGTCGGCGTTTGTGATGTCACAAAAAACCAACATTCCACCCCTCCTTTTAAATCCCTCGTAAACCCCTCTCAACCCGCACCGCTCCGGCGCGCGGCCCGGCGCGCGGGGCTCTTTGTGTACGCACCCACGTGCGCTTGTCCGGAGAGACACGGGGTCGCGTTCAAACGCGCTCGTCCAGGTAGCTTTCCGTTCGCGTTTGGCGgccaaaaaataaatcaatttttgcTAAATGCCGGTTTGACCCGCGAGCGAAGCAGAAACCATGAGTTCAGATTTGAAAGCAGCCGGTCCTGGTTGAGGGAGATGGGGGAAAGCAAATaccgacatttcttttctttcttctccggATATTTTATTTCGGGGGTCGGGGTTTTGTCTTCTGTAATATTTCCCGTCAGGAATCAGCCCAGCACTAGACTCCTCTCAAGTTTACAGACTCGAACTTTTGTTAAGCGAAGTCAGACCTATCCGTAGGACAGAGGGGAAAAGCCTAATTACTTTATTAAAAGCGCGCCATGAATTAATGACATTTTAAGGGTTCAAAAGCACCACGTTAATTTGAATGTGAAGCCTTTACAGGGATATAATTATTCAATTAGAGACCGGGTGCGCGGCCTAGAATGGCATGGAACTGATTTTCTGCGCTGTCTGAATCTCGGATTGAATTGGAAATAGATCCCATATGTTCACTCGCTGTAGGTGAAGATGAACTGGCGTTGTGCAAAGATGTGTTTTATGCCGTTGCAGGCTCTGTGAGGTTAAATGATGCCCTATAGTCCGTATTGTGTCACAGCTGGCGCTGATGCTAGAGGGGGCGTCGGTACAGGCCGCCGCCTGAAACGCGCTGTCTCCGGTGGGGAGAGGCGACGGCACTGAGATCTCTCTACATGCGAACTGAATGCGGTCTTGTGAGcctccaaaaatattttctaagacATTTGTGGATGTAAAGAATTCAAATAAGAAGACAGCATATagccaaaaaaaaacctgaattgAAATTTCCTTGCTTGTCGCCGCACACATTTCTAAGGGCTTGTCGCTCCAAATTCACCTCAGCCGGCGAGAAAAGCGATTATTGACGTGGGAGACTTTTCCT containing:
- the LOC107079309 gene encoding SKI/DACH domain-containing protein 1; amino-acid sequence: MDYSCELGEGGFQTGRQEIDGISMGYLRVNGRKMFALAQVFSDLFRDIPRTTVMKRMEVLNIRSRRCDIQELRTLKAMQSVPVRAVKCSLIAKEDLEALCLACQALSPSQRRKRRKGRKAEPGTRVPPATLRANICPSGVLASRALTADPAAAARGSTAERAQLQRRGHRSQPAHSFSHSKAARDSLLPGTGGTHPRNYEKVVKGPSFFSLTGVNGLLPSGIVNTFHSSSLHSAIAGNECRVTGLPLYLKSKRPCYSNSDGYAKKHNSAPLLLHDKNLNFAQGHARASTGPAKRGRCTQGTSAGYSSDSESSLDFEKDSDFGSSYQSASTESSDEDDHVDGRSVLSSSSEEGSSSDTDSSSACSGDSVQSTRYRQAALPAPASRLHLPGSRDAGPELIPASSAASGVCATTPPAPAPLLDVKIKTEPFLPDPALLFPQDKDQGWPGYNPATSPQSPGFRRAAATVKAEPVAAGSGSLAELAGYCARRGPLSVCADGLRQSPQQKSPFLRPEGGSRTALPLLKNGNSLHKGGPDNGPPSGPSAQAQSRAGDAGLRGSPLRGGPALAEPPGRSSVDTERISVASDPQGSREPGRDTFEPLIRTSKLWCYAKGFNFDGKNGGYASSVSRVPKSKGGRRQSRRGGGRGGGLLEGCPSLQPRGRPPLSRKAFKVNGLERNLKGSRPPKRSEADRQQETSKRDRSAHGDRKGNAARAAAASSCRRRAAAGSGPAAPDRPFSLLGSFPCPPSLVVGEDGDLCPAYSLCSRNGSPHKEAHPPCRYWQLGGNTVPVPPSHRFRGYRLESGD